One stretch of Penaeus vannamei isolate JL-2024 chromosome 7, ASM4276789v1, whole genome shotgun sequence DNA includes these proteins:
- the LOC113821714 gene encoding serine-rich adhesin for platelets isoform X1 — protein sequence MAVFFLNHCKFNGCGLSFPNLLELIQHIEEIHIETLTDPAAEAVQETQQPSCLPLSSVLRFFSPGVPRATPRKHPLSNKSSSGPQAKVAKLSHTKTASKHTNGKSPPSSLGTNAANSMHLSSLLLSTSKSTGGIASGGSSGGGSSVGGSSVGTPSSTRESTPVSALSNSPPVSDCEETLLSENEDSNDSWTTQDEIPAEVIIKLASKGHSSSNGEDKPYICPVVGCRKRYKNVNGIKYHAKNAHKKDSKVRKPYRCYCGKSYCTNQGLKTHCSHSHKNESMTAVTTNTGEVLQVPANQISSGGSPTAQLLNNNNRTLSSTMASQLSKSSSTESSIQVSGTMPVTNINNQIAVTGQIIKGGSSTSTKGTTTISSINLSGLVAGGSGKIALKALPSGQLLLSQPLEGKLTALVKSDQRQDLSVDDGKMNLVQLKSDNFQQLELSKLLQLNSKSSQHQLAVTTSTLSVAIPTSSLNSLKGAQKSSSVLARALKSQLSTSQTGITTVLGSSDSQADDSVLGGQGVILGVTMEEGTLIDNGDGTLSELAVIE from the exons AGACTCTTACAGATCCAGCAGCAGAGGCAGTACAGGAAACGCAACAGCCCTcatgccttcctctctcctctgtcctgcGTTTCTTCAGTCCAGGAGTTCCCAGAGCAACCCCAAGGAAGCACCCTCTTAGTAATAAATCATCCAGTGGCCCCCAGGCGAAGGTGGCCAAGCTCAGCCATACTAAAACAGCAAGTAAACACACAAATGGGAAGTCACCGCCATCGAGCTTGGGCACCAATGCGGCAAACAGTATGCATCTTTCTTCACTCCTCTTATCAACCAGCAAG AGCACGGGAGGGATTGCCTCGGGCGGCTCAAGCGGAGGAGGCTCAAGCGTGGGAGGTTCCAGTGTGGGCACACCATCCTCCACGCGAGAGAGCACCCCCGTCAGCGCGCTCAGTAACAGCCCTCCAG TAAGTGATTGTGAGGAGACGCTGCTGAGTGAGAACGAGGATAGCAATGACTCATGGACTACACAAGATGAGATTCCTGCTGAAGTAATCATCAAACTTGCGAGCAA GGGTCATTCCAGTAGCAATGGGGAGGATAAACCTTACATCTGTCCAGTAGTTGGTTGCAGGAAAAGATACAAGAATGTGAATGGCATAAAATACCATGCCAAAAATGCCCATAAAAAAGATAGCAA AGTTAGGAAACCATATAGATGTTACTGTGGGAAGAGTTATTGTACAAATCAGGGACTTAAAACCCACTgctctcattctcataagaatgAGAGTATGACAGCGGTGACAACAAATACAGGGGAGGTGTTGCAGGTACCAGCCAACCAAATCTCATCTGGAGGAAGTCCTACTGCTCAACttttgaataataacaatagaacttTGTCAAGCACTATGGCATCTCAACTAAGTAAGTCATCTAGTACAGAAAGCAGTATTCAGGTGAGTGGAACGATGCCTGTGACCAATATTAACAACCAAATTGCTGTCACTGGACAGATCATTAAAGGAGGATCATCAACATCCACGAAAGGTACAACTACAATTTCAAGTATAAACTTATCTGGTCTTGTGGCGGGGGGCAGTGGAAAAATTGCTCTGAAGGCTCTTCCTAGTGGTCAGTTACTTCTCTCACAACCTCTAGAAGGTAAATTAACTGCTTTAGTAAAATCAGATCAAAGGCAAGATTTGTCTGTAGATGATGGTAAGATGAATCTTGTACAACTAAAATCTGATAACTTTCAGCAGTTAGAACTTAGCAAATTACTTCAGTTGAATTCCAAGTCATCACAGCATCAATTGGCTGTCACTACGTCCACACTATCAGTCGCCATCCCTACGAGTTCGCTGAATTCCCTCAAGGGGGCTCAGAAATCTTCATCAGTGTTAGCACGGGCACTCAAGAGCCAGCTTTCGACAAGTCAGACAGGCATCACAACTGTCTTAGGGTCCTCTGACAGTCAGGCAGATGACAGTGTTTTGGGTGGACAGGGTGTAATTTTAGGCGTAACTATGGAAGAGGGCACTCTTATTGATAATGGGGATGGGACACTTTCAGAACTAGCTGTGATTGAGTAG
- the LOC113821714 gene encoding serine-rich adhesin for platelets isoform X3, with protein MGYAPGGAQSGHCDFLEESQLKTLTDPAAEAVQETQQPSCLPLSSVLRFFSPGVPRATPRKHPLSNKSSSGPQAKVAKLSHTKTASKHTNGKSPPSSLGTNAANSMHLSSLLLSTSKSTGGIASGGSSGGGSSVGGSSVGTPSSTRESTPVSALSNSPPVSDCEETLLSENEDSNDSWTTQDEIPAEVIIKLASKGHSSSNGEDKPYICPVVGCRKRYKNVNGIKYHAKNAHKKDSKVRKPYRCYCGKSYCTNQGLKTHCSHSHKNESMTAVTTNTGEVLQVPANQISSGGSPTAQLLNNNNRTLSSTMASQLSKSSSTESSIQVSGTMPVTNINNQIAVTGQIIKGGSSTSTKGTTTISSINLSGLVAGGSGKIALKALPSGQLLLSQPLEGKLTALVKSDQRQDLSVDDGKMNLVQLKSDNFQQLELSKLLQLNSKSSQHQLAVTTSTLSVAIPTSSLNSLKGAQKSSSVLARALKSQLSTSQTGITTVLGSSDSQADDSVLGGQGVILGVTMEEGTLIDNGDGTLSELAVIE; from the exons AGACTCTTACAGATCCAGCAGCAGAGGCAGTACAGGAAACGCAACAGCCCTcatgccttcctctctcctctgtcctgcGTTTCTTCAGTCCAGGAGTTCCCAGAGCAACCCCAAGGAAGCACCCTCTTAGTAATAAATCATCCAGTGGCCCCCAGGCGAAGGTGGCCAAGCTCAGCCATACTAAAACAGCAAGTAAACACACAAATGGGAAGTCACCGCCATCGAGCTTGGGCACCAATGCGGCAAACAGTATGCATCTTTCTTCACTCCTCTTATCAACCAGCAAG AGCACGGGAGGGATTGCCTCGGGCGGCTCAAGCGGAGGAGGCTCAAGCGTGGGAGGTTCCAGTGTGGGCACACCATCCTCCACGCGAGAGAGCACCCCCGTCAGCGCGCTCAGTAACAGCCCTCCAG TAAGTGATTGTGAGGAGACGCTGCTGAGTGAGAACGAGGATAGCAATGACTCATGGACTACACAAGATGAGATTCCTGCTGAAGTAATCATCAAACTTGCGAGCAA GGGTCATTCCAGTAGCAATGGGGAGGATAAACCTTACATCTGTCCAGTAGTTGGTTGCAGGAAAAGATACAAGAATGTGAATGGCATAAAATACCATGCCAAAAATGCCCATAAAAAAGATAGCAA AGTTAGGAAACCATATAGATGTTACTGTGGGAAGAGTTATTGTACAAATCAGGGACTTAAAACCCACTgctctcattctcataagaatgAGAGTATGACAGCGGTGACAACAAATACAGGGGAGGTGTTGCAGGTACCAGCCAACCAAATCTCATCTGGAGGAAGTCCTACTGCTCAACttttgaataataacaatagaacttTGTCAAGCACTATGGCATCTCAACTAAGTAAGTCATCTAGTACAGAAAGCAGTATTCAGGTGAGTGGAACGATGCCTGTGACCAATATTAACAACCAAATTGCTGTCACTGGACAGATCATTAAAGGAGGATCATCAACATCCACGAAAGGTACAACTACAATTTCAAGTATAAACTTATCTGGTCTTGTGGCGGGGGGCAGTGGAAAAATTGCTCTGAAGGCTCTTCCTAGTGGTCAGTTACTTCTCTCACAACCTCTAGAAGGTAAATTAACTGCTTTAGTAAAATCAGATCAAAGGCAAGATTTGTCTGTAGATGATGGTAAGATGAATCTTGTACAACTAAAATCTGATAACTTTCAGCAGTTAGAACTTAGCAAATTACTTCAGTTGAATTCCAAGTCATCACAGCATCAATTGGCTGTCACTACGTCCACACTATCAGTCGCCATCCCTACGAGTTCGCTGAATTCCCTCAAGGGGGCTCAGAAATCTTCATCAGTGTTAGCACGGGCACTCAAGAGCCAGCTTTCGACAAGTCAGACAGGCATCACAACTGTCTTAGGGTCCTCTGACAGTCAGGCAGATGACAGTGTTTTGGGTGGACAGGGTGTAATTTTAGGCGTAACTATGGAAGAGGGCACTCTTATTGATAATGGGGATGGGACACTTTCAGAACTAGCTGTGATTGAGTAG
- the LOC113821714 gene encoding serine-rich adhesin for platelets isoform X2 translates to MAVFFLNHCKFNGCGLSFPNLLELIQHIEEIHIDPAAEAVQETQQPSCLPLSSVLRFFSPGVPRATPRKHPLSNKSSSGPQAKVAKLSHTKTASKHTNGKSPPSSLGTNAANSMHLSSLLLSTSKSTGGIASGGSSGGGSSVGGSSVGTPSSTRESTPVSALSNSPPVSDCEETLLSENEDSNDSWTTQDEIPAEVIIKLASKGHSSSNGEDKPYICPVVGCRKRYKNVNGIKYHAKNAHKKDSKVRKPYRCYCGKSYCTNQGLKTHCSHSHKNESMTAVTTNTGEVLQVPANQISSGGSPTAQLLNNNNRTLSSTMASQLSKSSSTESSIQVSGTMPVTNINNQIAVTGQIIKGGSSTSTKGTTTISSINLSGLVAGGSGKIALKALPSGQLLLSQPLEGKLTALVKSDQRQDLSVDDGKMNLVQLKSDNFQQLELSKLLQLNSKSSQHQLAVTTSTLSVAIPTSSLNSLKGAQKSSSVLARALKSQLSTSQTGITTVLGSSDSQADDSVLGGQGVILGVTMEEGTLIDNGDGTLSELAVIE, encoded by the exons ATCCAGCAGCAGAGGCAGTACAGGAAACGCAACAGCCCTcatgccttcctctctcctctgtcctgcGTTTCTTCAGTCCAGGAGTTCCCAGAGCAACCCCAAGGAAGCACCCTCTTAGTAATAAATCATCCAGTGGCCCCCAGGCGAAGGTGGCCAAGCTCAGCCATACTAAAACAGCAAGTAAACACACAAATGGGAAGTCACCGCCATCGAGCTTGGGCACCAATGCGGCAAACAGTATGCATCTTTCTTCACTCCTCTTATCAACCAGCAAG AGCACGGGAGGGATTGCCTCGGGCGGCTCAAGCGGAGGAGGCTCAAGCGTGGGAGGTTCCAGTGTGGGCACACCATCCTCCACGCGAGAGAGCACCCCCGTCAGCGCGCTCAGTAACAGCCCTCCAG TAAGTGATTGTGAGGAGACGCTGCTGAGTGAGAACGAGGATAGCAATGACTCATGGACTACACAAGATGAGATTCCTGCTGAAGTAATCATCAAACTTGCGAGCAA GGGTCATTCCAGTAGCAATGGGGAGGATAAACCTTACATCTGTCCAGTAGTTGGTTGCAGGAAAAGATACAAGAATGTGAATGGCATAAAATACCATGCCAAAAATGCCCATAAAAAAGATAGCAA AGTTAGGAAACCATATAGATGTTACTGTGGGAAGAGTTATTGTACAAATCAGGGACTTAAAACCCACTgctctcattctcataagaatgAGAGTATGACAGCGGTGACAACAAATACAGGGGAGGTGTTGCAGGTACCAGCCAACCAAATCTCATCTGGAGGAAGTCCTACTGCTCAACttttgaataataacaatagaacttTGTCAAGCACTATGGCATCTCAACTAAGTAAGTCATCTAGTACAGAAAGCAGTATTCAGGTGAGTGGAACGATGCCTGTGACCAATATTAACAACCAAATTGCTGTCACTGGACAGATCATTAAAGGAGGATCATCAACATCCACGAAAGGTACAACTACAATTTCAAGTATAAACTTATCTGGTCTTGTGGCGGGGGGCAGTGGAAAAATTGCTCTGAAGGCTCTTCCTAGTGGTCAGTTACTTCTCTCACAACCTCTAGAAGGTAAATTAACTGCTTTAGTAAAATCAGATCAAAGGCAAGATTTGTCTGTAGATGATGGTAAGATGAATCTTGTACAACTAAAATCTGATAACTTTCAGCAGTTAGAACTTAGCAAATTACTTCAGTTGAATTCCAAGTCATCACAGCATCAATTGGCTGTCACTACGTCCACACTATCAGTCGCCATCCCTACGAGTTCGCTGAATTCCCTCAAGGGGGCTCAGAAATCTTCATCAGTGTTAGCACGGGCACTCAAGAGCCAGCTTTCGACAAGTCAGACAGGCATCACAACTGTCTTAGGGTCCTCTGACAGTCAGGCAGATGACAGTGTTTTGGGTGGACAGGGTGTAATTTTAGGCGTAACTATGGAAGAGGGCACTCTTATTGATAATGGGGATGGGACACTTTCAGAACTAGCTGTGATTGAGTAG
- the LOC113821714 gene encoding zinc finger protein GLI1 isoform X4 produces MNERDGEEKRREEKRREEKREKRREEKRREEKRREEKRREEKKRKRERERRRGRGRGEEDEGEERSTGGIASGGSSGGGSSVGGSSVGTPSSTRESTPVSALSNSPPVSDCEETLLSENEDSNDSWTTQDEIPAEVIIKLASKGHSSSNGEDKPYICPVVGCRKRYKNVNGIKYHAKNAHKKDSKVRKPYRCYCGKSYCTNQGLKTHCSHSHKNESMTAVTTNTGEVLQVPANQISSGGSPTAQLLNNNNRTLSSTMASQLSKSSSTESSIQVSGTMPVTNINNQIAVTGQIIKGGSSTSTKGTTTISSINLSGLVAGGSGKIALKALPSGQLLLSQPLEGKLTALVKSDQRQDLSVDDGKMNLVQLKSDNFQQLELSKLLQLNSKSSQHQLAVTTSTLSVAIPTSSLNSLKGAQKSSSVLARALKSQLSTSQTGITTVLGSSDSQADDSVLGGQGVILGVTMEEGTLIDNGDGTLSELAVIE; encoded by the exons atgaatgagagagatggagaggaaaagagaagagaagagaagagaagagaagagaagagagagaagagaagagaagagaagagaagagaagagaagagaagagaagagaagagaagagaagagaagaagaggaaaagggagagggagaggagaagaggacgaggaagaggagaagaggacgagggagaggagaga AGCACGGGAGGGATTGCCTCGGGCGGCTCAAGCGGAGGAGGCTCAAGCGTGGGAGGTTCCAGTGTGGGCACACCATCCTCCACGCGAGAGAGCACCCCCGTCAGCGCGCTCAGTAACAGCCCTCCAG TAAGTGATTGTGAGGAGACGCTGCTGAGTGAGAACGAGGATAGCAATGACTCATGGACTACACAAGATGAGATTCCTGCTGAAGTAATCATCAAACTTGCGAGCAA GGGTCATTCCAGTAGCAATGGGGAGGATAAACCTTACATCTGTCCAGTAGTTGGTTGCAGGAAAAGATACAAGAATGTGAATGGCATAAAATACCATGCCAAAAATGCCCATAAAAAAGATAGCAA AGTTAGGAAACCATATAGATGTTACTGTGGGAAGAGTTATTGTACAAATCAGGGACTTAAAACCCACTgctctcattctcataagaatgAGAGTATGACAGCGGTGACAACAAATACAGGGGAGGTGTTGCAGGTACCAGCCAACCAAATCTCATCTGGAGGAAGTCCTACTGCTCAACttttgaataataacaatagaacttTGTCAAGCACTATGGCATCTCAACTAAGTAAGTCATCTAGTACAGAAAGCAGTATTCAGGTGAGTGGAACGATGCCTGTGACCAATATTAACAACCAAATTGCTGTCACTGGACAGATCATTAAAGGAGGATCATCAACATCCACGAAAGGTACAACTACAATTTCAAGTATAAACTTATCTGGTCTTGTGGCGGGGGGCAGTGGAAAAATTGCTCTGAAGGCTCTTCCTAGTGGTCAGTTACTTCTCTCACAACCTCTAGAAGGTAAATTAACTGCTTTAGTAAAATCAGATCAAAGGCAAGATTTGTCTGTAGATGATGGTAAGATGAATCTTGTACAACTAAAATCTGATAACTTTCAGCAGTTAGAACTTAGCAAATTACTTCAGTTGAATTCCAAGTCATCACAGCATCAATTGGCTGTCACTACGTCCACACTATCAGTCGCCATCCCTACGAGTTCGCTGAATTCCCTCAAGGGGGCTCAGAAATCTTCATCAGTGTTAGCACGGGCACTCAAGAGCCAGCTTTCGACAAGTCAGACAGGCATCACAACTGTCTTAGGGTCCTCTGACAGTCAGGCAGATGACAGTGTTTTGGGTGGACAGGGTGTAATTTTAGGCGTAACTATGGAAGAGGGCACTCTTATTGATAATGGGGATGGGACACTTTCAGAACTAGCTGTGATTGAGTAG
- the LOC113821714 gene encoding serine-rich adhesin for platelets isoform X5: protein MNKSTGGIASGGSSGGGSSVGGSSVGTPSSTRESTPVSALSNSPPVSDCEETLLSENEDSNDSWTTQDEIPAEVIIKLASKGHSSSNGEDKPYICPVVGCRKRYKNVNGIKYHAKNAHKKDSKVRKPYRCYCGKSYCTNQGLKTHCSHSHKNESMTAVTTNTGEVLQVPANQISSGGSPTAQLLNNNNRTLSSTMASQLSKSSSTESSIQVSGTMPVTNINNQIAVTGQIIKGGSSTSTKGTTTISSINLSGLVAGGSGKIALKALPSGQLLLSQPLEGKLTALVKSDQRQDLSVDDGKMNLVQLKSDNFQQLELSKLLQLNSKSSQHQLAVTTSTLSVAIPTSSLNSLKGAQKSSSVLARALKSQLSTSQTGITTVLGSSDSQADDSVLGGQGVILGVTMEEGTLIDNGDGTLSELAVIE, encoded by the exons ATGAACAAG AGCACGGGAGGGATTGCCTCGGGCGGCTCAAGCGGAGGAGGCTCAAGCGTGGGAGGTTCCAGTGTGGGCACACCATCCTCCACGCGAGAGAGCACCCCCGTCAGCGCGCTCAGTAACAGCCCTCCAG TAAGTGATTGTGAGGAGACGCTGCTGAGTGAGAACGAGGATAGCAATGACTCATGGACTACACAAGATGAGATTCCTGCTGAAGTAATCATCAAACTTGCGAGCAA GGGTCATTCCAGTAGCAATGGGGAGGATAAACCTTACATCTGTCCAGTAGTTGGTTGCAGGAAAAGATACAAGAATGTGAATGGCATAAAATACCATGCCAAAAATGCCCATAAAAAAGATAGCAA AGTTAGGAAACCATATAGATGTTACTGTGGGAAGAGTTATTGTACAAATCAGGGACTTAAAACCCACTgctctcattctcataagaatgAGAGTATGACAGCGGTGACAACAAATACAGGGGAGGTGTTGCAGGTACCAGCCAACCAAATCTCATCTGGAGGAAGTCCTACTGCTCAACttttgaataataacaatagaacttTGTCAAGCACTATGGCATCTCAACTAAGTAAGTCATCTAGTACAGAAAGCAGTATTCAGGTGAGTGGAACGATGCCTGTGACCAATATTAACAACCAAATTGCTGTCACTGGACAGATCATTAAAGGAGGATCATCAACATCCACGAAAGGTACAACTACAATTTCAAGTATAAACTTATCTGGTCTTGTGGCGGGGGGCAGTGGAAAAATTGCTCTGAAGGCTCTTCCTAGTGGTCAGTTACTTCTCTCACAACCTCTAGAAGGTAAATTAACTGCTTTAGTAAAATCAGATCAAAGGCAAGATTTGTCTGTAGATGATGGTAAGATGAATCTTGTACAACTAAAATCTGATAACTTTCAGCAGTTAGAACTTAGCAAATTACTTCAGTTGAATTCCAAGTCATCACAGCATCAATTGGCTGTCACTACGTCCACACTATCAGTCGCCATCCCTACGAGTTCGCTGAATTCCCTCAAGGGGGCTCAGAAATCTTCATCAGTGTTAGCACGGGCACTCAAGAGCCAGCTTTCGACAAGTCAGACAGGCATCACAACTGTCTTAGGGTCCTCTGACAGTCAGGCAGATGACAGTGTTTTGGGTGGACAGGGTGTAATTTTAGGCGTAACTATGGAAGAGGGCACTCTTATTGATAATGGGGATGGGACACTTTCAGAACTAGCTGTGATTGAGTAG